The DNA region attattaagctAAGAATCTGTCTTTTGTTTCATCTCCAATTATTCCTAAATCAGtaagtaatatataataaaatccgATCAAAGACGATTTTCGTTTaccaaggaagaagaagaagaagcggGAAGTCTGgtcttctctctttcttctccaCTTTCTTTCTCAACAGTTCAGTTGATTACTTACTCTTGATTTCGTATTAAGGAAATCGATCCCCAACGCACTATTAATTCATTGCATTGTTGTTGTCCCCTTTATTCATATTCACTTCTctgtatcatcatcatcatcgatcaATCCatattctctttcttcttcGCTTGCCAAGCAACAATCCTTCTACCATGGCCATGAACAGCCAGATTGGAGAATCTCGGAGCATAGAGAACTCTATTACTGCTGTCATTCTCGATTTGGACGGCACTCTTTTGAACACAGGTTTGATTTTCAGGAAATAGAATAATTCAGCCCTATATTTTATTCAGCCATGAAATTGATGCGTGTTTTGGTACAGAGCAAGCGACGAAGAGTGTTTTAGTGGAGGTTTTGGCAAAATATGGGAAGGTCGTGGACCATGACAAGGAAGAGAAGAAGTTGGGGATGATACACAAAGATGCTGCCGCGGCCATTGTTAAGGACTATGATCTGCCATTGAGCCCTCAGAGCTATTCGCAGCTTATCTATCCTATGTATCATGAAAAGTAATCCcaaatcttcatcttcttcatttcttattttatatatatatataatcaatcaaAGTACTCATTTTAATTGCAAATTAGCATAAGTTTCTTGAATTATTATCATCCAATTATTATTTGGTTTTAGttaaaaagaaatatgacaTTCTTCATTCTTGTAGGTGGAAGAAATCAAAGCCACTTCCTGGTGCGAATAGACTACTGAAACATCTTCGTAAGCATGAAGTGCCGTTTGCTCTTGCTTCAAATTCATCGCGTGAAAATGTAGATATGAAGATTTCTCATCATGCAGGTTTTCTCACTGAAATGCCCAAACTCATGTTTAATTCAATCAGTTTATGCCTTTTATGTGTTGTTGCTGCTCTGTCCGGATTGATGCTACTATTGGAGTTTTAGTTTCATTTACAGGAGGCAGCAAACTAAGTTTTCTGTTATGTTACACATCTaccttatttgaaaacacttttttttccTGACTGTGTGTCAATCTAAAATGATCCCATATGGCTGAAGGATTATTGTGTACAATTCTTTTGTTGATACTTgactttctttttatttgtatttcatGTACAAATTTATCGAGAAAGGTTGGAGAGAATCATTCTCTGTCATTCTTGGAAGTAACCAGGTCAAAATGGGGAAACCTGCTCCAGATTTGTAAGTCAGAATTTCAACTTATGCTCTCATTTGTACATTGATTTACAAGATGGGTAATCACTGCCCTGAATCATCCGTCAACTCGGAGATTTCCTATTTAGAATGAAGTTTTTCTGAAGTGAATTGTGAATAAGCAAAAGCTTAAGAATTTTGTCCAAAGATGTACAATATGCGTTCATCATCAGAAATTAATCCCGTCATGTATGCAAATAATAACGTTTGTATGATTAGGTTTCTGGAATCTGCCAGCAGAATGGGAGTTGATGCAACTCACTGCCTTGTGATTGAAGATTCAGTGTAACACTTTTGCACATTTTCTCTGATAAGATAAACCggtcatttattttattgagtctttattattattgttcatGTTCCTCAATAGAGTTGGCGTTCAAGCAGCAAAGGCTGCTGGAATGAAGGTGGTGGCCATTCCTTCTCTCCCTAAAGCAGCCAATCAATATTCCAGTGCTGATTGTCTGCTTCATTCACTTCTAGATTTTCAGCCAGAGATATGGGGTCTTCCGCCATTTGAAGACTGTATGTGTCATTTTAGATTTcacttttttcattttcttgtgCTCGAATTAACCAATATACCGAATTGGATGGTTCAGGTGTTGATGATAGCGCATTTCCAATTGAATCCATCTACTTGAAGGGACTGTTTAGCAATGGCCTTTTGTATCAATCAGAAGGTTTGAGCCTGTATCATTTGTTTACTAACACTTTTAGAGTTTGAAGCAAAACATATAAATCTTTAGAGTATTATGTGCATATTTAGCTGTTATAGGCTATGTAGGTCCTAATTTTAgcctttatttgttttttatgcaAAACTGGAACACTAAATTCAGATAGCAAGCCATCTGCTCTTCCAGATCAAGTTTCTGGACTATTCTTTGGATGGGTCAAGACGAATAATGGTGAAATCTTCAAGGCGGTAACCAACTTTAGATGGAACCATGGTTGCTGTGGTTCCAAGAGAAAAATTGTAAGTTTTGTACTTTTAAACTATGTCAAGTCTTTTATGTATTTGCAATAAACTGAAAGGTTTTTTATTCTTGTTCTTTTGTAGCATGTATGCATTGTTGATGAAATAGATGCCAAAGTTTGCGATCAGCAGGTTCAACTGATGATGGTTGGGTATATTCGAGGATTTAGTGTCCaggtaatttttctttttttaacagTTAAGAGTATCTTGAGACAAACCTTGGAAACCCATAGTCATTTAAATGTGTGTTTTTACATGTATCTCTTCTAAATGGTTAATAGGAAGATCTAACCGCACAAGTTGAAGTACCTGAAGAAAGGAAATCCGCTGCTCGTGTGTATCTCGATTTGCCTATGTTCTCCACTCGACGAGATGACCCCTTATTTCTACAAGCTTCTTGGGAGGATCTATATGTCTGATTGGACTGTAGTTGGCTGCAGTACCTTCAGATTTGCATCATATaacatttgaaaacatattttctaTCAGGATTTCTGATTAGATTCAGATGGGATCATATTTGAAAACTGAATTTTTTATACTTGCAAATTAAAAACATTGTCCACACGTTCTTGTACAAAAGGAGTGTTTCTCCTTATCTTCTTACATAAATAATTGCCCTATCTAATAACTTGTGATGTTGAAGAAGTGTATCCTTTTTCCAGGAGTGCTTTTGAGGTAACTCAGAATTACATATGTTTTCATGAAGTGTAATAAGTCGATAAAATGACCTTCAAGTTTAAGAGATGAAACATAAAGCTAGATTCTTCAACAAATCTTTTTACTGTTTTGAAAATCGAGATTCTTTTCATGGATCCACAGTACATACAAAGGCCTCATTTACCGATGAAGTTCAAACCATTACAAAACAACTTGCACTGAGAATACCCATATTTGTGTCATTGAGGCGATAAGCTTTCCAAACCTTCCCCCATGGGCTGGTATGAACCAAAATAGTGATTTGTGGAGTCTGAATACATCAGTGAGGGTAGATCAAGTTCCTGAGGGAATTCCATATTATAAACTTCTTTTTCCAAGTCACATTTAAGAGATGCATTTCTTACACCCAGTGTAAGaatatattaatgaaagaaGCTACTTTTTATACATGGATTGGTAACAAGTATGTATActttatacttaaaattaagGTAAGAACTGCACATATATTTTGAGTTAAACAAGACTGCAGGTCCGCAAGAAAGAAACTTTGATTTACATTATATATGATCTTCTTCATGATTATGTTGGTATTTTGATATGATTTGTTTATTCCGCAGCAGTGGGATAGGAAGCCTGCATAGCAATACCGCATAGGCCTTCCTTGGCATCAATATCCCTCTGCATTCTTATGTATCCTTCTTCTCCCCAGCTCTCTCCCCACGAATTCTTTACAATCCAGTATTTGGTTCCATCATCTGTTGTTCCATACCCCACCGCGGTCACCCCGTGGTCCAGCTCAGTTCCACACTCACCGGTGAAGACCCCGCTAGAGTAGAATTGGAAATCAGAGTCTCCAGCATCAATTGCTACAGAGACAGGTTGATTGGCAACAGCTTTCATTAGTGAACTTTCGCTGTTGGCTGGCACGTCTTCGTAGCCAGTTATAGTGGCTGCGTAGTTTGATTCCTTCTTCTTATTGCAAGTCCCGTCAGATCCATCGTATACGTAGTTGGATTCGCTGGTCAGGCCCCCATTGCTTTGGATGAATTCGAAGGCGTCGTCCATGAGACCCCCGTTGCAGCCTTGATCCTGTCCGTTTACATCACAATCAACAAGCTCTTGCTCAGACAAAGATATCAGCTTTCCCGTTGCTATCTGAGCGATTCCTTCAGTCGCAGCCACAGCAGAAAAAGCCCAAC from Impatiens glandulifera chromosome 5, dImpGla2.1, whole genome shotgun sequence includes:
- the LOC124940585 gene encoding senescence-specific cysteine protease SAG39-like: MQKRHERWMTEQGRVYKDEAEKEKRYTIFKDNVEMIESFNRAANKPYKMGINQFADLTNQEFKLRNKFKSHVCSDNNSLFRYQNISAVPATMDWRKKGAVTPIKDQGQCGCCWAFSAVAATEGIAQIATGKLISLSEQELVDCDVNGQDQGCNGGLMDDAFEFIQSNGGLTSESNYVYDGSDGTCNKKKESNYAATITGYEDVPANSESSLMKAVANQPVSVAIDAGDSDFQFYSSGVFTGECGTELDHGVTAVGYGTTDDGTKYWIVKNSWGESWGEEGYIRMQRDIDAKEGLCGIAMQASYPTAAE
- the LOC124940584 gene encoding bifunctional riboflavin kinase/FMN phosphatase-like, encoding MAMNSQIGESRSIENSITAVILDLDGTLLNTEQATKSVLVEVLAKYGKVVDHDKEEKKLGMIHKDAAAAIVKDYDLPLSPQSYSQLIYPMYHEKWKKSKPLPGANRLLKHLRKHEVPFALASNSSRENVDMKISHHAGWRESFSVILGSNQVKMGKPAPDLFLESASRMGVDATHCLVIEDSVVGVQAAKAAGMKVVAIPSLPKAANQYSSADCLLHSLLDFQPEIWGLPPFEDCVDDSAFPIESIYLKGLFSNGLLYQSEDSKPSALPDQVSGLFFGWVKTNNGEIFKAVTNFRWNHGCCGSKRKIHVCIVDEIDAKVCDQQVQLMMVGYIRGFSVQEDLTAQVEVPEERKSAARVYLDLPMFSTRRDDPLFLQASWEDLYV